A stretch of the Oceanicola sp. D3 genome encodes the following:
- a CDS encoding prephenate dehydratase: protein MTGRIAFQGELGAYSHQACAEARPEMEALPCRSFEDVIEAVRSGAAEQAMLPVENSTYGRVADIHRLLPESGLHIVDEAFVRVHISLMALPGVTLEEVQKVRAHLVLLPQCASFLAANGITGEAAADSAGAAAELQASGARNEGVLASDLAADTYGLNILARHIEDHAHNTTRFLIMAPQAKPARRAETMMTTFVFRVRNIPAALYKAMGGFATNGVNMTKLESYMVGGSFTATQFYSDIEGHPDDPNVQLAMEELDHFTEEVKILGVYPADARRH, encoded by the coding sequence ATGACTGGCCGTATAGCGTTTCAGGGAGAACTCGGGGCCTATTCGCACCAGGCCTGTGCCGAGGCCCGGCCAGAAATGGAGGCGCTGCCCTGCCGCAGTTTTGAGGATGTGATCGAGGCCGTCCGCAGCGGGGCCGCCGAGCAGGCCATGCTGCCGGTCGAAAACTCCACTTATGGCCGGGTGGCCGACATCCACCGCTTGCTGCCAGAAAGCGGGTTGCACATCGTCGATGAAGCCTTCGTGCGCGTGCACATCTCGCTGATGGCTCTGCCGGGCGTGACACTGGAAGAGGTGCAGAAGGTGCGTGCCCATCTGGTGCTCTTGCCGCAATGCGCTTCCTTTCTGGCGGCGAACGGCATCACGGGCGAGGCGGCCGCCGATAGCGCGGGCGCAGCGGCCGAGCTTCAAGCCAGCGGGGCGCGCAACGAGGGTGTTTTGGCTTCGGACCTCGCGGCAGATACCTACGGGCTCAACATCCTTGCCCGACACATCGAGGACCACGCCCACAACACCACCCGATTCCTCATCATGGCCCCGCAGGCCAAACCCGCGCGCCGCGCCGAAACCATGATGACAACCTTCGTCTTCCGCGTCCGCAACATCCCCGCCGCGCTCTACAAGGCGATGGGTGGCTTCGCCACGAACGGGGTGAACATGACCAAGCTGGAAAGCTACATGGTCGGAGGCAGTTTCACCGCCACCCAGTTTTACTCAGACATCGAGGGCCACCCCGACGACCCGAATGTGCAACTGGCCATGGAAGAGCTGGATCACTTCACCGAAGAGGTGAAGATTCTCGGCGTCTACCCGGCAGACGCACGGCGGCACTGA
- a CDS encoding cytochrome c family protein translates to MFDTMTMVKAFGWLCGALLIYLLINWAGESLYAMDAGGHGEEGEEHPQGYAIAVEDTGGGDAAEEDSGPSFEEVFAAADAGKGERVFGKCKACHKLDGTDGTGPHLNGVVGRAIGGVDGFGYSDVMASHGGEWTPEVLSEFLANPKGYMSGTKMSFAGLRKIEDRANVIAYLQAAQ, encoded by the coding sequence ATGTTCGACACAATGACGATGGTCAAGGCGTTCGGCTGGCTGTGTGGGGCGCTGCTGATCTATCTGCTGATCAACTGGGCCGGTGAATCGCTGTATGCGATGGACGCAGGTGGCCACGGCGAAGAGGGCGAAGAGCATCCGCAAGGCTATGCCATTGCGGTGGAAGACACTGGTGGTGGCGATGCTGCCGAAGAAGATTCCGGCCCCTCGTTTGAAGAGGTATTTGCAGCCGCCGATGCCGGCAAAGGCGAGCGCGTCTTTGGCAAGTGCAAGGCCTGCCACAAGCTGGATGGCACCGATGGAACCGGGCCGCACCTCAATGGTGTTGTCGGTCGCGCGATTGGCGGCGTGGATGGCTTTGGCTACTCCGACGTCATGGCCTCTCACGGTGGTGAATGGACCCCTGAAGTGCTGAGCGAGTTCCTCGCCAACCCCAAAGGCTACATGAGCGGCACCAAGATGAGCTTTGCCGGTCTCCGCAAGATCGAAGACCGCGCCAACGTGATCGCCTATCTGCAAGCCGCGCAGTAA
- a CDS encoding microcin C ABC transporter permease YejB, which produces MSAYILRRLLLIIPTLFGIMLVNFILTQFVPGGPIEAVIARVEQGEGAGDNVTGGADAGQQQSESVDDRYQGARGLSPEFLAQLEVQMGFARVVCEEGYEPRDGEAITHRDLSSEACTKEDIGLAERFFIMMGQYLTFDFGESYFKSKSVVSLVIEKMPVSITLGLWSTLIAYMISIPLGIRKAVKDGSKFDTWTSGVIVSFYAIPGFIFAILLLVLFAGGSYWKIFPLRGLTSPNAIWEDLSLWGKVLDYLWHIFLPVLASSIAGFASLTLLTKNSFLDEIKKQYVITARAKGLSEKQVLYGHVFRNAMLIVIAGFPGAFLGVFFGSSLVIEWLFSLDGLGRLGFESVVDRDYPVVFGTLFVFGLIGLLVNILSDLMYVFVDPRIDFERRAG; this is translated from the coding sequence ATGAGCGCATATATCCTCAGGCGACTCTTGCTGATTATCCCGACTCTGTTCGGGATAATGCTGGTGAACTTCATCCTCACCCAATTCGTCCCCGGTGGCCCGATTGAGGCGGTTATCGCGCGGGTCGAGCAGGGTGAGGGCGCAGGCGATAATGTGACCGGCGGCGCTGATGCCGGGCAGCAGCAAAGCGAAAGCGTGGACGATCGCTATCAGGGGGCGCGGGGCCTCTCGCCTGAGTTTCTGGCCCAGCTTGAAGTGCAGATGGGCTTTGCCCGTGTCGTCTGCGAAGAGGGCTATGAGCCACGCGACGGCGAAGCGATCACCCACCGCGATCTGTCTTCAGAGGCCTGCACCAAGGAAGACATCGGCCTTGCCGAGCGGTTTTTCATCATGATGGGCCAATATCTGACCTTCGATTTTGGTGAGAGCTACTTCAAATCGAAGTCAGTGGTGAGCCTTGTCATCGAGAAGATGCCGGTTTCGATCACGCTGGGCCTGTGGTCAACGCTCATTGCCTATATGATCTCGATCCCGCTGGGCATTCGCAAGGCGGTGAAAGACGGCAGCAAGTTTGACACTTGGACCTCGGGCGTCATCGTTTCTTTCTATGCCATTCCGGGGTTTATCTTCGCCATCCTGCTGCTGGTGCTCTTTGCGGGCGGCTCCTACTGGAAGATATTTCCGCTACGCGGCCTCACCTCGCCCAATGCGATCTGGGAAGACCTGAGCCTTTGGGGCAAGGTGCTGGACTATCTCTGGCACATCTTCCTGCCCGTGCTGGCCTCATCGATCGCCGGGTTCGCCTCGCTGACGCTACTGACGAAGAACAGCTTCCTCGACGAGATCAAGAAGCAGTATGTGATTACCGCGCGGGCCAAAGGGCTGAGCGAGAAGCAGGTGCTGTATGGCCATGTCTTCCGCAATGCGATGTTGATCGTGATTGCGGGCTTTCCGGGGGCCTTCCTCGGTGTTTTCTTCGGCTCGTCGCTCGTGATCGAGTGGCTCTTCTCGCTGGACGGACTCGGGCGGCTGGGTTTTGAGAGCGTGGTCGACAGGGATTACCCGGTGGTCTTCGGCACGCTGTTCGTTTTCGGGCTGATTGGCCTGTTGGTTAATATCCTGAGCGATCTGATGTATGTCTTCGTCGATCCGCGGATCGACTTTGAGCGGAGGGCTGGCTGA
- a CDS encoding extracellular solute-binding protein produces MAQDETNIVTRHGIPTFPGGELKYGPDFEHLDYVNPDAPKGGEMSEWAFGGFDNWNPYTINGRAGALSSAPLESLLTSVSDEIGSDYGLLAESLEYPEDRSWVIFNLREGIEFSDGTPMTAEDVLFSYEVFREKGLPSFRKVLDDTVETAEVLDPLRIRFDFKEDTEKRDAIQKVGGLPILSKAQYDTGKMDLEEPQSTPWIGTGPYVVDLDRSELGKTVVVTRNPDYWGQDLPINIGRNNFDALRVEYFADYAVALEGLKGGAYMFRNEASSKDWATGYDFPAVEKGWIVKRELPHGVISNGQSFVFNTRHEQLKDPRVREAIGLMFNFEWSNEKLFYGLYERVDSFWENTDLAATGLPSEEELALLEPLRADIPEEVFTEEPYMQPRSDPNSSTDRRNLRKANRLLDAAGWSEFNSSGLRVKDGKTLRVEFLNDSQTFDRIVNPFVENLRSAGIDAQHQRVDNASATERERPPNYDFDIVTAFLPTGYVPGDSLKQYFGSETADTSTFNKMGLKNPAVDALIEHVKAAQNQKDLEVAISALDRVLRALKFRTGQWNKAAYTVAYYDVFEHPEELPPYALGNMDFWWYNAEKAEKLKAAGAF; encoded by the coding sequence ATGGCGCAGGACGAAACGAACATTGTCACGCGCCACGGCATTCCGACCTTTCCGGGCGGTGAGCTGAAGTATGGCCCCGACTTCGAACATCTGGACTATGTGAACCCCGATGCCCCCAAGGGTGGCGAAATGTCGGAATGGGCTTTCGGTGGCTTTGACAACTGGAACCCCTACACCATCAACGGCCGTGCCGGCGCCCTCTCAAGCGCACCGCTCGAAAGCCTGCTTACTTCGGTTTCCGATGAGATCGGCTCGGACTACGGGCTGCTGGCAGAGAGCCTGGAATACCCGGAGGATCGCTCATGGGTGATTTTCAACCTGCGCGAGGGAATCGAGTTTTCTGACGGCACGCCGATGACCGCAGAAGATGTGCTGTTTTCCTATGAGGTGTTCAGGGAAAAGGGCCTGCCAAGCTTTCGCAAGGTGCTGGACGACACCGTTGAAACAGCTGAGGTGCTAGACCCGCTGCGCATCCGGTTCGACTTTAAGGAAGACACGGAAAAGCGCGACGCGATCCAGAAGGTTGGCGGCCTGCCGATCCTCTCGAAAGCACAGTACGACACGGGCAAGATGGATCTGGAAGAACCGCAAAGCACACCATGGATCGGCACTGGACCCTATGTGGTCGACCTCGACCGATCAGAGCTTGGCAAGACCGTCGTTGTGACGCGTAACCCCGATTACTGGGGGCAGGATCTGCCGATCAACATTGGCCGCAACAACTTTGATGCGCTCCGGGTTGAGTATTTCGCAGATTACGCCGTGGCGTTGGAGGGGCTGAAAGGCGGAGCCTACATGTTCCGCAATGAGGCCAGCTCAAAGGATTGGGCTACGGGCTACGACTTCCCAGCCGTTGAGAAGGGCTGGATCGTGAAGCGCGAGTTGCCGCATGGGGTGATCTCCAACGGTCAGAGCTTTGTGTTCAACACGCGCCACGAACAGCTGAAGGATCCGCGTGTTCGCGAGGCGATCGGGCTGATGTTCAACTTCGAATGGTCGAACGAGAAGCTGTTTTACGGGCTCTACGAGCGAGTGGATTCCTTTTGGGAGAACACCGATTTGGCTGCAACCGGCCTGCCGAGCGAGGAAGAGTTGGCGCTGCTGGAGCCGCTGCGGGCAGACATCCCTGAAGAGGTGTTTACCGAAGAACCCTATATGCAGCCGCGTTCGGACCCGAATAGCTCGACCGACCGGCGCAACCTGCGCAAGGCCAACCGCCTGCTGGACGCTGCAGGGTGGAGCGAGTTCAACAGCAGCGGGCTGCGGGTGAAGGACGGCAAGACACTGCGGGTGGAATTCCTCAATGACAGCCAGACCTTTGACCGGATCGTGAACCCCTTTGTGGAAAATCTCCGCTCTGCCGGGATCGACGCGCAGCACCAGCGGGTGGACAACGCCAGCGCCACCGAGCGCGAGCGCCCGCCGAACTATGATTTTGACATCGTCACGGCCTTCCTGCCCACCGGCTATGTCCCCGGCGACTCGCTCAAGCAGTACTTTGGCAGCGAAACGGCCGACACTTCGACCTTCAACAAGATGGGGCTGAAGAACCCTGCCGTTGATGCGCTGATCGAACATGTGAAGGCTGCGCAGAACCAGAAAGACCTTGAAGTGGCCATTTCGGCCCTGGACCGGGTGTTGCGAGCGCTGAAATTCCGCACCGGGCAGTGGAACAAGGCGGCCTATACGGTGGCCTACTACGATGTCTTCGAGCACCCGGAGGAGTTGCCGCCCTACGCACTCGGCAACATGGATTTCTGGTGGTATAACGCCGAGAAGGCCGAGAAGCTGAAAGCGGCTGGCGCGTTCTGA